The sequence TCGGGAAGTCCCGCGGGATGAGGCATGATCGGGGGATGTCTGATCGCATCATCGCCGCCTGTGACGGAGCGGCCAAAGGTAATCCCGGGCCGGCCGGCTGGGGTTGGGTCATCGCCGACTCCCAGGGGCGCCCCGAGCGTTGGGAGGCCGGCCCGCTGGGACGGGCCACCAACAACATCGGGGAGCTGACCGCCCTCCAGCGGCTGCTGGAGGCGGTGGACCCGGGCACGCCCGTTGAGGTGCGGATGGACTCCCAGTACGCCATGAAGGCGGTGACGCAGTGGCTGCCGGGCTGGAAGCGCAACGGGTGGAAGACCGCCTCCGGTCAGCCGGTCGCCAACCGTGAACTCGTCGAGGCGATCGACCGGCTGCTGGCCGAGCGTGACGTGACCTTCCAGTACGTTCCCGCGCACCGCGAGGACGGCGACCACCTGAACGCGATCGCCGACCAGGCGGCCAGTGACGCGGCGACCCGGCAGGAGGCCGCCGGTACGGCCCTCGGCAGCCCGGAGATGCCGGTACCGGCTCCGGTCGCGGCCTCGCCCGCGCGCCGCAGGTCGGCCGCGCCGGCGAAGCGTGCCTCCGCCGGTACCGCGTCGGGCGGCGGTGGCGGATCCCGCGCGATCAAGGCGAAGTTCCCCGGCAGCTGCGCCTGCGGAAAGCCCTACGCCGCCGGTGACATGATCACCAAGAACGGCAGCCGGTGGGGCCACCAGGCCTGCGGCGCCCTGAGCACCGCCCCGTAGCCGATCTCCGAGTCCTCTTGAGCGCGGTCGGCCACAGCCCGGGCGCCCCGGCCCTGATGGGCGAGCCGGAGGCTACAGCCCGTTGGTGAACAGCAGCTCGTTCGGGCTGGACTTGCTGACCTTGGTCAAGCTGTCCTTGGTGGACTCGTCGCCCAGCCATGCGACGAGTTCCTCCGGGGGCGCGGCGGGGTGCGCCTGCTTGTACAGCACGGCGGCTCCCGTCACGTGCGGGGCGGCCATGGACGTGCCGTCCTGGGCGACGGAGCCGCCGCCGAGCTTCGC comes from Streptomyces virginiae and encodes:
- a CDS encoding ribonuclease H family protein; the protein is MSDRIIAACDGAAKGNPGPAGWGWVIADSQGRPERWEAGPLGRATNNIGELTALQRLLEAVDPGTPVEVRMDSQYAMKAVTQWLPGWKRNGWKTASGQPVANRELVEAIDRLLAERDVTFQYVPAHREDGDHLNAIADQAASDAATRQEAAGTALGSPEMPVPAPVAASPARRRSAAPAKRASAGTASGGGGGSRAIKAKFPGSCACGKPYAAGDMITKNGSRWGHQACGALSTAP